TCTTAGACCCCGCGCCTTTGCCCCCCCAGGGCGTTATTGCGGGATTGGAAATTGACGGGCAATCCTTTTCCGACTGGCGTGCGCTGGGACACCTGGGACAAAAACACCGGCAACTGGTCATCAAACCCTCGGGATATTCTGAAATGGCCTGGGGCAGTCGCGGTGTAACCATGGGGCACGACATGGCCGAGCGAGATTGGCAAGGCGTGATCGACGAAGCGCTATGCGCTTTTGAACACACACCTCATATTATGCAGGAATTTCACAATGGCGCGACTTTTTCTGCGTCGTACTACGATTACGAAACCGATCAAATCGAAATATTCAGAGGACGGGTGCGGTTGCAGCCCTACTATTTTGTCATTAAAGACAAAGCAGTGCTCTCGGGCTTGCAGGCAACGGTCTGTCCAGCAGACAAAAAAATATTACACGGAATGGTAGATGCAGTAGTAGTACCTGGCGCAGTTAAAAAGTGAGCGAGGGTTAAAAACATGACACTTGATGAAAAACTCACACGGCTAAATGCTTTGCTCAAAGACATGGGTAGCGTGGTCGTGGCATTTTCGGGCGGAGTTGACAGCGCGTTTTTGGCCGCGGCAGCATATCGGGTTCTGGGTGACCACGCGCTGGCAGTAACCGCAGTCTCCGCGAGTTATGCGTCTGGTGAACTCGAAAAGGCTCAAACACTGGCCGAGCAAATTGGCATTCAACTCGATATCGTCTATACCCGGGAGATGGAAAACCCCGACTACGTAAAAAACGATCCCGATCGGTGTTTTCACTGCAAAAGCGCGCTGGCCGATAAACTGGACGAAGTAATCGAACACTATACGGGACAATTCGGGTATTTGCTTTACGGCGCAATAGCCGACGATGTTGGCGACTATCGCCCGGGCATGGCTGCCGCCGAATCCCGGGGTATTCGCGCGCCGATGGTCGAATTGGGATTCACCAAAGACGACGTCCGAACATTGTCAAAGCAATGGCAACTACCCACCTGGGACATGCCCGCATCGGCGTGTTTGTCTTCTCGAATCCCCTATGGCACAGCCGTCACAGAGGAAGCATTGCGCAAAATCGATCGCGCCGAG
The nucleotide sequence above comes from Gemmatimonadota bacterium. Encoded proteins:
- the larE gene encoding ATP-dependent sacrificial sulfur transferase LarE, with product MTLDEKLTRLNALLKDMGSVVVAFSGGVDSAFLAAAAYRVLGDHALAVTAVSASYASGELEKAQTLAEQIGIQLDIVYTREMENPDYVKNDPDRCFHCKSALADKLDEVIEHYTGQFGYLLYGAIADDVGDYRPGMAAAESRGIRAPMVELGFTKDDVRTLSKQWQLPTWDMPASACLSSRIPYGTAVTEEALRKIDRAEQFLKARGFVQVRVRHHEDIARIEVPPEDLVRFFQDGTNEAVA